A genomic segment from Triticum dicoccoides isolate Atlit2015 ecotype Zavitan chromosome 1A, WEW_v2.0, whole genome shotgun sequence encodes:
- the LOC119352841 gene encoding homeobox-leucine zipper protein ROC4-like, whose translation MDGEGPQYNSVVLNDLDPFITSEHSHLLQHDHGDETYGLHGATANVGMIDNTNVVAGNKGNNNGETYSQKRMESRRTKYHHLGREQIQQLEAVFLEIPYPDEKLRKTLSERLGMSAQQVMFWFQNHRSNSKSKTQRRETNTLQLENQMLKSDRQAIMLAMENSTCLKCREAVVQTQDTSERQRLFKENMKLKEELRLAATHLKEDLQQNGMWPRLTRN comes from the exons ATGGACGGGGAGGGGCCGCAATACAACAGTGTTGTGCTCAATGATCTTGACCCCTTCATAACAAGTGAACACAGCCACCTATTGCAGCACGACCACGGTGATGAGACATATGGTCTACATGGAGCCACTGCCAACGTGGGAATGATTGATAATACCAATGTTGTTGCTGGAAACAAGGGAAACAACAATGGAGAAACCTACAGTCAGAAGAGGATGGAGTCAAGGCGTACCAAGTATCACCATCTCGGCAGAGAACAGATCCAACAACTTGAAGC TGTCTTCCTGGAAATCCCTTATCCAGATGAGAAACTCCGGAAGACCCTTAGTGAGAGGCTTGGCATGAGTGCCCAACAGGTCATGTTCTGGTTCCAAAACCATCGCAGCAACAGTAAG AGCAAGACGCAAAGGCGGGAGACCAACACTCTACAGTTAGAGAACCAGATGCTAAAATCTGACAGGCAAGCCATCATGTTGGCTATGGAAAATAGCACTTGCCTCAAATGCAGAGAGGCGGTGGTTCAAACTCAGGACACCTCAGAGCGCCAACGCTTGTTCAAGGAGAATATGAAGCTCAAGGAGGAACTTAGGCTTGCCGCGACCCATCTTAAAGAGGATCTCCAACAAAATGGAATGTGGCCCCGATTGACCCGCAACTAA